In Mercurialis annua linkage group LG5, ddMerAnnu1.2, whole genome shotgun sequence, a single genomic region encodes these proteins:
- the LOC126683047 gene encoding probable E3 ubiquitin-protein ligase RHC1A: MSSIRNTHWCHRCRRSVRLGARDAVCPYCSGGFVQELDDMVQYSTSDIFGFENENERGQRFGLMEAFSAFMRHRLADRSHDTRTRFDSTTEPSQGFGPLLIFGGQIPYRLSGNGGFEALFPGAPGIGFTRGNAGDYFIGPGLEELFEQLSANDRRGPAPASRSSIDAMPVIKITQRHLRSDAHCPVCKDKFELGSEARQMPCNHMYHTDCIVPWLVQHNSCPVCRQEMPPQQSSGSSRYHSSSSRSGNNHYNGRENAREGRRNPFSFLWPFRSSGSSSNHDGSTGSSSASVHENNHHMGYSGWPFD; this comes from the coding sequence ATGTCTAGTATAAGAAATACCCATTGGTGTCACAGGTGCAGGCGATCAGTTCGTCTGGGAGCGCGAGATGCGGTTTGCCCCTACTGTAGTGGAGGATTTGTTCAAGAACTCGATGATATGGTGCAGTATAGCACGTCGGACATCTTtggatttgaaaatgaaaatgaacgCGGCCAAAGATTCGGGCTCATGGAAGCTTTCTCGGCTTTTATGAGGCATAGGTTGGCAGATAGAAGCCATGACACCAGAACGAGATTCGATTCGACTACTGAACCAAGTCAAGGGTTTGGTCCACTTTTGATTTTTGGTGGCCAAATTCCTTATAGGTTATCTGGGAATGGTGGATTTGAAGCTCTCTTTCCGGGGGCTCCTGGAATTGGATTTACAAGAGGTAATGCTGGTGATTATTTTATTGGACCGGGATTGGAAGAATTATTCGAGCAGCTTTCTGCTAATGATCGGCGGGGTCCTGCTCCAGCATCCAGATCATCAATTGATGCAATGCCCGTCATCAAGATCACTCAAAGGCATCTACGATCGGATGCACACTGTCCAGTCTGCAAAGACAAATTTGAGTTGGGAAGTGAAGCGAGGCAGATGCCATGTAACCACATGTACCACACAGACTGCATTGTCCCCTGGTTAGTCCAGCATAACTCATGCCCTGTTTGTCGTCAGGAAATGCCCCCGCAACAATCAAGTGGTAGCAGCCGTTACCATAGCTCAAGTTCTAGAAGTGGTAACAACCATTACAATGGAAGAGAAAATGCGAGGGAAGGACGGCGGAATCCATTTTCTTTTTTGTGGCCATTCCGTTCATCCGGTTCCAGCTCTAACCATGATGGTTCAACCGGAAGCAGTTCTGCCTCTGTACATGAAAATAACCATCATATGGGTTATTCGGGGTGGCCTTTCGACTAA
- the LOC126680097 gene encoding phosphatidylinositol 4-kinase gamma 1: protein MKFFEMAVAIDQHHGFKPFNRSPRCRLQSLTHFDYNVHEFTQTNLTPSFKQAFQLVNIHRSFSTPCFSLATAYEDEFDVNPRVEIVSGHGAPRVHALVVEVAIAMALGVNPLPVSSGSGGACFLRARNGDKIAVAKPIDEEPKGFGGLMLGQPGRKRSVQVGGTGIRELAAYLLDHGGFAGVPPTVLVKITHAGFPFNDGASPAHCKIASLQQFVDHNFDAGELGPSGFLVDSVHRIGILDVRILNLDRHAGNILVKKNDIHENYAVGGAKLVPIDHGLCLPEFLDNPYFEWLHWPQASVPFSETELDYISKLDPFNDANLLRRELPSLRESSIRGLVVCTMLLKQAAAAGLCLGDIGEMMSRECCGGEENRSLLESICAKAKASIENEDDCGEVTDPPQLSERLVNMDDQSKRSIRCSGISLGEMSDGEWDLFLEWFEKLLVQGFQATNCSLVASFSYAL, encoded by the coding sequence ATGAAATTCTTCGAAATGGCAGTAGCTATTGATCAACATCATGGATTTAAGCCATTTAACAGATCTCCCCGGTGCAGACTCCAATCCTTGACTCACTTCGACTACAATGTTCACGAATTTACCCAAACCAATCTTACCCCCTCCTTCaaacaagcatttcaacttGTTAATATTCACCGAAGCTTCTCCACTCCGTGCTTTTCCCTCGCCACTGCATATGAAGATGAGTTTGATGTCAATCCAAGAGTTGAAATTGTCAGCGGTCACGGAGCCCCTAGAGTCCATGCCCTTGTTGTTGAGGTTGCCATTGCTATGGCTCTTGGTGTTAATCCCCTGCCAGTGTCGAGTGGATCAGGTGGTGCCTGCTTCTTGCGCGCCAGAAATGGCGATAAAATAGCTGTTGCAAAGCCAATTGATGAAGAGCCTAAAGGCTTTGGTGGATTGATGCTAGGCCAACCTGGTAGGAAACGTTCAGTTCAAGTTGGCGGCACTGGAATTCGAGAATTAGCTGCTTATCTACTTGATCATGGTGGTTTTGCTGGTGTTCCTCCTACAGTCTTGGTCAAAATAACTCATGCTGGATTTCCTTTTAATGATGGGGCATCGCCAGCACACTGTAAAATTGCCTCACTCCAACAATTTGTGGATCATAATTTTGATGCAGGGGAGCTAGGTCCTTCTGGATTTTTGGTTGATTCTGTTCACCGGATTGGAATTCTTGATGTAAGAATCCTCAATCTCGATAGGCATGCTGGAAACATACTTGTGAAGAAGAATGATATACATGAAAATTACGCAGTTGGAGGCGCGAAGCTTGTGCCTATAGACCACGGACTCTGCCTGCCCGAGTTTCTTGATAATCCTTATTTCGAATGGCTACATTGGCCTCAAGCCTCAGTTCCCTTTTCAGAAACTGAATTAGATTATATATCCAAACTCGATCCTTTCAACGATGCAAACCTCTTACGAAGGGAGCTACCATCTTTAAGGGAATCATCTATTCGAGGGCTTGTCGTCTGCACAATGTTGTTGAAGCAAGCTGCTGCGGCCGGACTATGCCTTGGTGACATAGGGGAAATGATGTCCAGGGAGTGTTGTGGTGGAGAGGAAAACAGGAGTCTGCTGGAGAGTATTTGCGCAAAAGCAAAGGCAAGTATTGAGAATGAAGATGATTGTGGTGAGGTTACGGATCCACCTCAACtttcggaacgactcgttaataTGGATGATCAATCTAAAAGGAGCATTAGGTGTTCAGGTATATCTCTTGGAGAGATGAGTGATGGGGAATGGGATTTGTTTTTGGAGTGGTTTGAGAAGCTTCTGGTGCAGGGTTTTCAAGCCACAAATTGCTCACTTGTTGCCAGTTTTAGTTATGCATTGTAG